The DNA segment GCACCAATGCCAATGCGCCTATTGCAAATTTTTTCATAAAAACCCTCGTTGATCGCCATTGAAACAGCGCCAAGATTACGCTGCGACCCGGCAAAAACCCAATTAAACAAGGGTTACCTTTGGTTAATCGGGCAAGGTGCTAGAACCACTCTGCTTTCATTACCAGGCAGGTATCGTCCATGTTGCGCAGCAAAACCAGATCCTGAGCAACGGAGGGTAACTCCCAATGGAAGAAGTACTGTGTGGCCTGTAATTTACCCTCATAAAAACAGCGTTCACGATCGTTGCTGGCATCGCTCAATCCTCTCGCGGCGGCATTGGCTTGGCGCAGCCACATCCAGGCCACGCAGATGTGGCCAAACAAGTGCAAATAGCAAGAGGCGTTGGCCAGGGCCTGCTCGGTTTCACCGGCCATTAACGTTTGACCCAGGCTTTGGGTCACTTTAACCGCCTGCTGCAAAGTTTCGCTGAGTGACAGGGCCCAGGGTTCGCAACGAGCGCTAGTTGCTGCTTGCAGATCAGCCTGCATGGCATCAAGCAACAACTGCAAGCCATTGCTTTGGTTCTGCCACACTTTGCGGCCCAGCAGATCCAGTGCCTGAATACCATTGGTACCTTCATGGATCGGGTTCAACCGGTTATCACGCCAGCATTGCTCCACCGGATATTCGCGGGTGTAACCTGCACCGCCGTAAACCTGAATCGCCAGATCGTTGGCCTTAGGGCCATATTCCGAAGGCCAGGCTTTAATAACCGGGGTCAGCAGATCCAGCAGTTGCCCCGCGTCCTGGCGTTTTTGCAGCTCCGGATGAGTGTTCTGGTCGTCCATCAGCCGGGCGCCATAAAGGCATAGCGCTAATCCACCTTCGCTGTAGGCTTTCTGAGCCAGCAGCATGCGCCGTACATCGGCGTGTTCGATAATTGGCACCTGTTCACTTTGCGGATTATTATCCGCTGCCCGACGCCCCTGAAGACGATCTTTGGCATAGGCAAGGCTGTGCATATACCCACGGTAGCCAATCACCGCCGCGCCGCAGCCCACGCCAACCCGGGCCTCGTTCATCATCTGGAACATGTACTTCAATCCCTGATGGGGCTCGCCCACCAGGTAACCGTGGCACTCGGCGTCGTCACCAAAACTCAAGGCCGCCGAGGTGGTTCCACGATAGCCCAGCTTGTGAATCAAGCCGGCCAAAGCCACCCCGTTGCGTTCACCCAACCCGCCGGTTTCGCTCAAACGGAGTTTGGGCACAATAAACAGTGAAATACCCTTCACACCGGCCGGGGCACCTTTTATTTTGGCCAGCACCATATGCACGATGTTCTCGGTGATATTTTGCTCGCCCCCGGAGATGTATATCTTCGCGCCCTTGATCAAATAATGACCAGCACTGTCAGGCGTAGCCGACGTGCGAATGTCTGCCAGCGACGAACCCGCATGAGGTTCGGTAAGTGCCATGGTGCCGGCGTATTGGCCACTAAGCATAGGCGGCAGAAACAGACTCTTCTGCGACTCACTGCCAAACACGCGAATCAGATTCGCTGCAGCCGTGGTCAGGAACGGATAGCCCGCGGTGCCGGGATTCGCCGCGGTAAAGAAACCGTTACAGGCGGCCATGACCGTTTCCGGCAGCTGCATGCCGCCAAGTTCGTAATCGTAACGACCGGCAATGAACCCAGCGCGGGCGTAGGCGTCGAAGGCCTGCTTTACCTGTGGCAGCATGGCCACCTTGCCATCCACAAACCGCGGCTCGTCCTGATCAGCGGCCCGATTGTGATTCGCGAAGGTCTCCCGCGCTATTTTGTCAGCGGTCTCGATGACGGCATCGAAGGTGTCGCGGCTGTGGTCAGCAAAACGCTCGCGCTCAGCCAACACTTCAACATCCAGTACTTCGTAGAGTTGGAACGACAGGTCGCGACGGTCAATCAGTGTATCGGTCATTACGCGGTCTCCGGCTTTGGGCCGTTTTCATACGGCCGTTTTAAAATTGCTGTACTCTTTATGCCACAGATAACCGCTGGATAGCCACTCTTTAAAAAGCGCCAACACGAGCGCGGTTATGGCGTCAGGCCACAAGTTACTTGACCTTCAGACTGCGGCACGTATTATCATTTTGATATTTTCTGTACGGAGTAACCATGACGGAGAAGTCGCACGGCTGCTGGTTTACATCAGATCTAATTTGCCTGGCTGACATCGCCCGCTATCGCGGCAAGCCTCCTTATTTTCCAGACCCTCCACGGCGTTAAGCAGCTCATACTTGGCGAGTGATAGCTCGCTTGGTGATAGCTCGCTTGTATTGGTTCGTTGGTAATAGATCGCTGGTAATATCTTTTTCTGTCCTACACCTACAATTGAGATTGCGATGTCGCTCCCCCTGGTTGTTTTACTGCCCTTTTTAGGCGCCATGGCCGCACCACTGTTCGCCCAGGGCGGGCGCACAGCCATCGCTATTGCGTCAACCGTTCCCGCGCTGATTGCCCTCGCCGCGCTGTTCCCCCACTGGCAAACATTGGCAGACGGCGGCGTTGTCCTGTACACCTACGAATGGTTACCTGCGCTCGGGCTGTCGCTGAGTTTCCGCCTGGATGGCCTGTCACTGCTGTTTGCGCTGCTGATTCTGGTGATTGGCATCCTGATCATTCTTTACGCCCGCTACTACCTGAAACCTGAAGAAAACATTGGCAAGTTTTACGGCCTTCTGCTGTGCTTCATGGGCTCAATGCTTGGCATTGTGCTGTCCAGCAATTTGTTGCTGATGATGATTTTTTGGGAAATCACCAGCTTGGTGTCGTTTTTACTGATCAGTTTCTGGACCCACAAAAAAGGCGCGCGGCGCGGTGCCCGGATGGCGCTAACGGTTACCGGCGGTGGTGGCCTGGCCCTGTTGGCAGGTATTCTCATAATTGGTCAGATTGTCGGCAGCTACGAGCTGGACGATGTGCTGGCCGCAGGGCCCATCATCAAAGCGCACGCGCTTTATCCGGTTGCGCTGACCTTGGTGCTACTAGGTGCATTCACAAAGTCGGCCCAATTTCCATTCCATTTTTGGTTGCCCCACGCCATGCAGGCGCCTACGCCGGTATCGGCCTACTTACATTCGGCCACCATGGTAAAGGCCGGTATATTCCTGCTGGCGCGGCTGTATCCGGCGCTAGCAGGTACCGAACAATGGTTTTACATGGTCAGCTTTACCGGCATGGCAACGCTGCTGCTGGGCGCTTATATCGCCATGTTCAAGCACGACCTCAAAGGCTTGCTGGCGAACTCCACGATTAGCCATCTGGGGTTGATTGTTCTGTTGCTCGGCATGGGCACGGAACTCGCCACGGTTGCTGCCCTGTTTCACGTCATCAACCACGCTACGTTCAAGGCTTCGCTGTTCATGGCGGCCGGCATTATTGACCATGAAACCGGTACCCGCGACATGCGCCGCATTAACGGGCTTTGGCGATTCATGCCCCACACCGCCACTCTGGCCATGGTGGCAGCAGCTTCTATGGCCGGTGTGCCGCTACTGAACGGTTTTCTCAGTAAGGAAATGTTTTTTGCCGAATCTCTGGCCCTGAATCTGCCCGGTTACTGGGCCTGGCTACCACCCATTGTGGCGACCCTGGCCGGCATTTTCGCGGTTGCTTACTCCGCCCGGTTTATTCACGACGTATTTTTTAACGGCAAGCCGATAAATTTGCCTATTTACCCGCCGCATGAACCGCCGCGCTATATGAAAATCCCTGTGGAAATATTGGTCTTCGCTTGCCTGATGGTGGGTATGTTCCCGACCATATCCGTGGGCCCGCTGCTTTACGCCGCATCCTCTGCAACCTTGGGCGTGCCAGCACCGGACTATAAGCTGGCGGTCATGCACGGCCTCAATCTGCCGCTATTCATGAGCTTTTTAGCATTTTTTGGCGGTTTGCTGATGTACAGCCAGCGCAAGCGTTTCTTTGCCTTTCACGACCGCTTCCGCGAGATTGACGAAAAAGCGATCTTTGAAAAAGTGGTGTTCAGCCTTGGCCTGAGGGCCAACCGGTTCACGGCCGCTACCGAAAACGGCTCGCTGCAGCGTTACGTTATGTTGTTGATTGTCAGCGCTCTGGCCGTGGCGTTTTTACCGATCAGCGAAATGGGCTTGTTTATTGGCAGCAACGGGCTAACCCCGGTGGACTGGCCCACGGCAACCTTGGGTGCCGTTCTGATTGCCAGCGCTCTGGCCACTGCAGCCATGCACCGCGAACGCTTCTTTGCGCTGGTACTGATCAGCGTCGTCGGGTTGTTAACCGCGCTCACCTTTGTGCGTTTCTCGGCGCCAGATCTAACAATGACCCAACTGTCGGTGGAAGTCGTCACCGTTGTGCTGTTAATGCTGGCACTTTACTACATGCCCTCATGGACACCCGTTGAGAGCAGCCGTGGTCGACGCGTTCGTGACATGGGGATAGCCCTGTTAGCCGGCAGCGGCATGACCATAATTACCCTGGCCATTCTGACCCAGCCGTTCAGTTCGATTTCCGAGTTCTTTCTGGCAAACAGCAAAACAGGTGGTGGTGGTAACAACGTGGTCAATGTGATCTTGGTGGACTTCCGCGGCTTCGACACCTTGGGTGAAATTTCAGTGCTGGCGATTGCAGCGTTGGGCATTTTTGCAATGCTCAAAAACACGACACTTACGCCGCCTCCGGGCGACGGCCTTGGCCATGCATGGGCCCGCCAAAGCCACCCCACCATGCTCAAACAGATTGCCCGTCCGATGCTACCAATGGCACTAATGGTATCCGCGTTTATATTCCTGCGCGGTCATAACCTGCCTGGAGGGGGCTTTATTGCCGGGCTGATAACCGCCGTGGCGCTGATTCTTCAGTACATCGCCAGTGGCTTTTCCTGGACCGAGGACCGCATCGCCATGCGTTATCACAATATGATTGCACTAGGCCTGCTATTTGCCGTTATGACTGGCGCCGGCAGCCTGGCGTTTGGTTATCCGTTCCTGACCTCCACATTCGGCTATATCACCTGGCCGGTGGTGGGTAAGTTCGAGCTGGCCTCGGCGCTGGTGTTTGATTTGGGCGTGTACCTGGCCGTAGTGGGTGCCACACTGATGATGCTGGTCAGTGTAGGCCGCATCAGTCCCCATTCCGCTATCCGCGCTATCCCCAGCGAGTCGAGTCACGACGCTGACACTACTACCCTGACTCAAAGAGAGACCGAATAATGGAACTTGTATTCGCACTGGCCATTGGTGCGCTCACGGCCGGCGGGGTGTATCTGTTGCTACGCGCCCGCACGTTTCCGGTGGTGCTGGGCCTGACCATGCTGTCATACGGGGTAAATCTGTTCCTGTTCGCCAGCGGGCGCCTGGCCACCGGCAGCCAGCCGGTTCTAGGCACTGCTGCCCAGTACGCAGACCCCTTGCCCCAGGCGCTGGTGTTAACCGCAATTGTGATCGGCTTCGCGATGACCGCATTCGTGGTGGTGTTGTCACTGCGCAACCTGGCCGACCATGGTGATGATCACGTAGACGGCGACCCGAAGAAGCGTACGCCGACGTCCAAGCATGCGCGGGAGCGTCGGCCACTATGACCCACTGGCTGCTTGCTCCGATTCTGATCCCGCTACTGGGCGCTATTCTGCAAATATTTGTGGGCTACGCGCCCATGCCGCTGCGCCGGGTGTTGGCTATTATTACCTCGGCTCTGACCCTGGCCGCCGCCATTGTTCTGCTAAATCTGGCCGGTGACGACACCTATCGTGTCTACGCCATGGGCAACTGGCAGCCACCCTTCGGCATTGTGATGGTGCT comes from the Marinobacter psychrophilus genome and includes:
- a CDS encoding Na+/H+ antiporter subunit C, giving the protein MELVFALAIGALTAGGVYLLLRARTFPVVLGLTMLSYGVNLFLFASGRLATGSQPVLGTAAQYADPLPQALVLTAIVIGFAMTAFVVVLSLRNLADHGDDHVDGDPKKRTPTSKHARERRPL
- a CDS encoding monovalent cation/H+ antiporter subunit A, producing MSLPLVVLLPFLGAMAAPLFAQGGRTAIAIASTVPALIALAALFPHWQTLADGGVVLYTYEWLPALGLSLSFRLDGLSLLFALLILVIGILIILYARYYLKPEENIGKFYGLLLCFMGSMLGIVLSSNLLLMMIFWEITSLVSFLLISFWTHKKGARRGARMALTVTGGGGLALLAGILIIGQIVGSYELDDVLAAGPIIKAHALYPVALTLVLLGAFTKSAQFPFHFWLPHAMQAPTPVSAYLHSATMVKAGIFLLARLYPALAGTEQWFYMVSFTGMATLLLGAYIAMFKHDLKGLLANSTISHLGLIVLLLGMGTELATVAALFHVINHATFKASLFMAAGIIDHETGTRDMRRINGLWRFMPHTATLAMVAAASMAGVPLLNGFLSKEMFFAESLALNLPGYWAWLPPIVATLAGIFAVAYSARFIHDVFFNGKPINLPIYPPHEPPRYMKIPVEILVFACLMVGMFPTISVGPLLYAASSATLGVPAPDYKLAVMHGLNLPLFMSFLAFFGGLLMYSQRKRFFAFHDRFREIDEKAIFEKVVFSLGLRANRFTAATENGSLQRYVMLLIVSALAVAFLPISEMGLFIGSNGLTPVDWPTATLGAVLIASALATAAMHRERFFALVLISVVGLLTALTFVRFSAPDLTMTQLSVEVVTVVLLMLALYYMPSWTPVESSRGRRVRDMGIALLAGSGMTIITLAILTQPFSSISEFFLANSKTGGGGNNVVNVILVDFRGFDTLGEISVLAIAALGIFAMLKNTTLTPPPGDGLGHAWARQSHPTMLKQIARPMLPMALMVSAFIFLRGHNLPGGGFIAGLITAVALILQYIASGFSWTEDRIAMRYHNMIALGLLFAVMTGAGSLAFGYPFLTSTFGYITWPVVGKFELASALVFDLGVYLAVVGATLMMLVSVGRISPHSAIRAIPSESSHDADTTTLTQRETE
- a CDS encoding acyl-CoA dehydrogenase, with amino-acid sequence MTDTLIDRRDLSFQLYEVLDVEVLAERERFADHSRDTFDAVIETADKIARETFANHNRAADQDEPRFVDGKVAMLPQVKQAFDAYARAGFIAGRYDYELGGMQLPETVMAACNGFFTAANPGTAGYPFLTTAAANLIRVFGSESQKSLFLPPMLSGQYAGTMALTEPHAGSSLADIRTSATPDSAGHYLIKGAKIYISGGEQNITENIVHMVLAKIKGAPAGVKGISLFIVPKLRLSETGGLGERNGVALAGLIHKLGYRGTTSAALSFGDDAECHGYLVGEPHQGLKYMFQMMNEARVGVGCGAAVIGYRGYMHSLAYAKDRLQGRRAADNNPQSEQVPIIEHADVRRMLLAQKAYSEGGLALCLYGARLMDDQNTHPELQKRQDAGQLLDLLTPVIKAWPSEYGPKANDLAIQVYGGAGYTREYPVEQCWRDNRLNPIHEGTNGIQALDLLGRKVWQNQSNGLQLLLDAMQADLQAATSARCEPWALSLSETLQQAVKVTQSLGQTLMAGETEQALANASCYLHLFGHICVAWMWLRQANAAARGLSDASNDRERCFYEGKLQATQYFFHWELPSVAQDLVLLRNMDDTCLVMKAEWF